Part of the Mya arenaria isolate MELC-2E11 chromosome 8, ASM2691426v1 genome, GTGACATGATATGTTTCTGTTTcctaaatgtacttatatactTGTAGTatacacaatgaatacaatctttattttatccaattgcaaagttttcataaactttttgtttccttcaagctattaaaccaattttaatgatttcatataaggatcttttccctattcaaacaaaacaaaaagtttgaaaaacaaatcaattatgttttagttttaaaagcaaaattcaaatataaagttaataaaCTATTTCTCACTTGACTAAcctcataaacataataatttattgatttaaacaataatatttcaatgtcaatatttttgttcttattctatattgtatgcgtttctcaacatccttctttgtgtatgttgtatgcaaatgtgaaaacccttctttgcctatgttgtatgcattactctatttctttgttgtatgcatttcatactGCGCCTGTTTTATCGTTAATCCGAACTATTTCATCAACCGAATAGCTGTGTGAATTAACTGCAAATGTTGTGACGgcgttttatttacaaaatgttaaatcaatTTCGTTATTGATTTCATAACTTGTACATAAGATGTATCAGAGTTTACATTAGACAGTGTCCATTCGAAGGGATGTTAAATTGTGAAGGTTTTTCGTCTCCGTTGTTGTTGTCTTCGTGGTGGTGGTAATACGAAATTTCGAACTTTGGCTTTGTTGTCGCATATGATCTCGATATGCTGTCGACTTCATTCGTCGTTATCGTCTCGCTTTGGTAGACAATTATACTTTAAAGATACaatcttactccaaaataagatttaccacaatttaatacaattgttgtGATATACCAACAACGATAAACAAATGTCGAACAGAATGGGTCTTATGAttgataccgagtttaattggaaagaaaggtgcagaaaaacGCGGtttttctacctaatgagaccaCAGTAGAccacagaaaatattttaagcatCTTTTGGCGTTTTCACCTATTAAATGCACGGTTCCAATCTTGATATAGgttattaatagtttccataaatgcattatttagtaagtagttcaaggCTTATCAATACAATTCTAtgatgttatacatgtgtttaggctgtaggccgctaggcctgcagacttttataaccgtatctcggaaatcgcatcggcagatggacataacatttttaacttttagcgaattaatgcgcgcacgggcgtaaCAACCCCAGCGCGGTTAGAACTGCGTGGGTCAacgacctaatttacattaacatttacatcgaaaatacCTATGTAAGCAATCTGCTCTAATTGCTACggactgcgttctgcatattGATCAGCTTGCTAAAAGTAGCGCCGTAATAAGTCTTCAGTCTATGTTATGCGGCTTTTCGTCATATAACGcacttgatatatatttttttaataggaGTTGACCACTTCAAGGTCCAGGTCGGCTTTCTTAAAATGAGGTAACTGTCTGCTAGATAGTGGTTGCACGCAAATACCTCGATCTCCTGTAGGGTAACCATTGAAGTTCACATTTGGACCTTACTCAATACCTTTACTGGGTCAGTTCCCAAAAACTGATATATTGGTTcatcaaataattaaacataacgaaaaaatacttttgttatttatcaagttcaaacaatatcaatgtAGTTTGATACAATACTTTCTTAACGTCCCTCCGCACAAAAGACAAACACTTTGTTACATGGGGCAAGACttcgatatttattttggcACATGTTGGAGCAGTGTGGCACACACTTGTAAACGcatacaaacaattttcttttcaaacaaattctctacataaatacttaaatacttAAACACTGAAAAGTTCGAACATATTGTTCCATTCTGTCTAAATGTTGCCCGCCCCTTCGGCACATGTCCTGATCAAACCTGTTTACTACCAGGagccaaaaataaataattacacatTTTCAAAGAGTCTTAATTGCGCCTCTAATTAATTCTTTCTAACGGTGATACAGATTTGATCATAtatccttcataggaatgaCAGCCGCCCACGCAAAACACCCGCCGACGGTGGATGAATCGTGTTTATCCGTAGCGATGCACGTAGGGCCTAACTAAAGCAGATAACCCCTAATTCATTCCTCAGAATATAGGATATATACGGAACTTATCCGAACATGCATGTATAAACAcatatgaaacatatatacaaacattctattttcgaatttgtatgaaataatattcgataaaatattgtgtaatatcaaaaataaggGTGTTTACAGCATGAAgttgaacataataatttacatCTATTTCTTAAAGAATTCGCGCAATAACTTACTGCACTGTTAAACTAACAATGGAAGAATGTCACATCACAATAAGAAGgttacattaaagatgcactcttactcccagaaaagatttattacaaataataatattgtttttatattccctaaaggatgaataaatgtcaaaaaccatggttcttatgaagaatatcaaatttaaaacgaaagaaattagcataaaacacggtatttctaccttatgagactatagtagaccacagtaaatcttttagcattcaccaatcatttaatgtttttgcgctttctgctgttaaattcgcagttacaatcttgttatcagtaataaatattttccataaatgcataatttagtaagtagttgaaggtttatcagccaaaattaatgtttgttatacttgtgtatGTACATTGTATCGATTTTAATTAATGGCCCAGTTACACAGAAGGTCGGTCCCCAATCGGTCATTTTACTCGCTGTTTTGATCGGTTGTCATGCGTGATTTTAGTTCTGGTTTTCTGTGTAACTGGCTATCGGCGATGGACAACTGTTCAAtcgattaaaaaaacatttcatgtgTTGCTGGTAGGTGGCCAAAAGTTACTCAAACGGGGTTGGATCGGTGATAAGGATGTTTTCATCgataaaaatgctaaaatacTATCGGTTTTTATCGTTTGTAAATCGGAGCTAATCGGAGCTAAATCGGGCGTACCGCTGAATAATCGGTGTTTGATAGCTAGTCATCAGTGGTTAAACACTTTCCATCTGATATAGCCGGTGATTCACATGTGGTCATCTTTGTCCGATCGGCGATATCGGTAATTAATAGCTTGCATATCTCTTGATATAGGTTGCTGTCGgttcttttattaaaacaacatgtttaagtGATGAGAACCGATGATTTATTTGCAGTTGAGTACTTGACCGAATAACATCATGGAGAATGGCAGAGCCATCCAGCAATTCGGTGTCATATTGCAGCAGCAGGCAATTCTCAATGTCAGATATGCTATTCAACTCGTTCAGCAGCCCATAGCTGTTCATAGACGTCGCCGAAGAAGACAAAGGAGATGGTGGTCCAGGCCCTGGTTAACCCAGGAGAGAAGGCTTCAATTTGGACAGTATAGCACCATTATTGCAGAGTTGCGGGAAGGGGACACCAACTCCTTCAAGAACTATATGAGGATGACACCGGAAATGTTCGACGAGCTTCTGCAACGCCTCGCGCCCAGACTTCAGAAGTCGGACACCCACTGGAGAAAAGCCCTAGATCCCGGATTGAAGCTGGCGGTAACACTACGGCACCTAGCAGCAGGGGATTCCTACCCTTCCCTCTCTTATGATTTTAGGGTGGCTAGTTCAACAATTTCCCTCTTTATCCCAGAAGTCTGCGAGGCCATAGTACAATCATATAGCGAAGATGTCATCCCTATCCCCAATACACCTGAAGAATGGAGGCCAATAGCTGAAGAGTTTGAAAGGAGGTGGAATGTCCCTCATGCATGTGGAGCTCTTGATGGCAAACACATTGCTCTGAGGAAGCCCCGCAGATCCGGCTCTGAATACTACAACTATAAAGGATTTTTCTCAATTGTGCTCATGGCTCTTGTTGATGCCAACTACAGGTTTCTGTGGATAGACGTCGGAGGTCATGGGCACATGTCAGATGCCCAGATATATAACAATTCAGAGCTCAGTGAGATGCTAGAAGATGGAACCATTGGCTTACCACCTCCAGAACCTCTTCCAAATGATGACCGTGATATGCCTTACTTCATTCTTGGTGACGATGCTTTTGGGTTAAGGACCTATTTGATGAAGCCCTTTGGAAGACGCGGCCTGGAAAGGGAGAAGCTCATAACCAATTACCGGCTATCTAGAGGAAGAAGAGTGGTCGAAAATGCATTTGGCATCCTGGCGGCCAGATTCAGAGTGCTTCTCACAACTATGCAGCAAACACCGGAAATTGCTGCAACCATAGTTGAATCGTGTGTGTGCTTGCACAATCTAATGAGGATTAGGTATCCCGGCCTACAACAAGCTCAACTGGACCAAGAGGATGACCAGCATAACCTTGTTCCTGGAGCCTGGAGAACGAATGAGATGCTGACTGCAATCCAGCAAGTAAGGGGCCATAATCGTGACGCAACCGACTACTGTAGAATCATTCCCACTCATCATAGGAGAGACGTTACGAGGTTCAAGGACATCCACTGAGCAGTTCTCTGGGGAATGCTGCTGCTTGGATCCGCCACTACCGCTTCCGTCTTTAGCACCAACTGTACCACTGGCACCGTGGCAACAAGCACTTCCCCTGACGATGGATCTTTTTGTGATCTGTGGGACCTCATCAGAGGCAGTCATGGGGGTCTTGCATTTGTCGGATttcttaaatttcttttttgcaGGCATTGTCAGAGAAGTTAAGTCCAATGTGGCGCGGATTAAACTACTGCAGAAACTGGAGCAAAACTACTGGCGATGGCCTATATAATACCGAGCAACACCCGACATCACCAATCGAACGCCGTTCTGTCTCCGACTAGCCACCGATTAGTCACTCACAAAATCTGACTGGTCACCGATCAAAAGCGTCTGGCAACCGATCAACAGCCGATGAGTACGTATAAATACCGATTGGCCATTTACAAATTAAACCCACCGATGACACGATGGCGGCAATCGATCGATCACAGATTGAATCCCTATTAACCACCGATCAAAACCGACGAAATCCCGCATTTTGATTTTCATCTTTATTCTATCGGTGGTAAGTATTAGTTGATCGGTTGCCTATCGGTGGCTCATCGGTGATATCGGTTGTAGACAGGTTGTCAATCGGTAATTTGTAAACTAATTTCACCGATCGagaattttaaacatgtttaaaaatcccAATCGGTTATTTTTCACCGATATAACTTATCTTTTCCCAATAGCAGTTGATAGGTGGAAAACAGGTGACCAATAGGTGATATCAATGTTAAATACGTTGTCATCGGTTCACTTCTAAAAAAAACCCGATCAATCACCGATGGCTGTGTGTAACTGGGGTGTAAGAGTGTAACTTTAATGTAGGGttaaacaattaacaataaaatgtcacatcgatataaaaatgtcacatttatATAAGAACGTCACATCGATATAAGAATGTCGCATCAACACCTTAATGccacatcaatataagaatgtcacatcaatatattaATGTCACATAAACACTGAattgtcacatcaatataaaaaatcacATACCATTAGAAAGTCAAACGAACATATAAAAGTCACTTCAGAATTAGAATGTAACATAACTATTCAACTCTATTATAATGTCACAACAATATAAGATTGTCACATAAATCTAAAAGTCTTATCATTCAATACAATGCCCAAAAATAAAGCGTCGatgtattgaatatttctttttcaattgtGTTTCCCGGTGAAAAGGCCGGATCCAGTTTAGCAATCAAGCCATTGTGTCATCAGTGAGGTGTTACCCATTGTGTCATCACTAAGTTGTCACACAGGGCCAAAAGTTCTTAATGGAAGACAGGTATACGTGGCCTTCGGGCTGAAATTGTACGAAACAACAAACTATCAATCATGTTTAGATATCTTGATGACAAGACCATTATCCTTGAACATAACAAGATCAGCACCATCATCAACAGCCCACCATCATCGTTTTAACCATCGTCATCTCcgttttaattttaatcattaacttTGATATCAGTTAAAGTTTAAATCTTTATTGTATGAA contains:
- the LOC128243944 gene encoding putative nuclease HARBI1 — translated: MENGRAIQQFGVILQQQAILNVRYAIQLVQQPIAVHRRRRRRQRRWWSRPWLTQERRLQFGQYSTIIAELREGDTNSFKNYMRMTPEMFDELLQRLAPRLQKSDTHWRKALDPGLKLAVTLRHLAAGDSYPSLSYDFRVASSTISLFIPEVCEAIVQSYSEDVIPIPNTPEEWRPIAEEFERRWNVPHACGALDGKHIALRKPRRSGSEYYNYKGFFSIVLMALVDANYRFLWIDVGGHGHMSDAQIYNNSELSEMLEDGTIGLPPPEPLPNDDRDMPYFILGDDAFGLRTYLMKPFGRRGLEREKLITNYRLSRGRRVVENAFGILAARFRVLLTTMQQTPEIAATIVESCVCLHNLMRIRYPGLQQAQLDQEDDQHNLVPGAWRTNEMLTAIQQVRGHNRDATDYCRIIPTHHRRDVTRFKDIH